A window of Cottoperca gobio chromosome 16, fCotGob3.1, whole genome shotgun sequence contains these coding sequences:
- the znf574 gene encoding zinc finger protein 574 isoform X3, translating into MSECGMESSSVYMCFPCYQEFNTLEEVLEHQLTCTAEDEQPETPGTTPVTVPLLQSRQQVINIARTVTVPQIQIQEGLSSVQPVLKQADVASDQPRILYQCGDCDELFKSLDLWQQHRKEETCQQSACESPSKLESQAEPETALNLDDSFSKGEFIENLKPEPEEIAVAEEEEGQHVAETSSAQSSDPSVSEASASTQDDLSPRRRGTNKKPKPEPVLLCVDCGSCFGLVSELVAHRKTQHGFEEALHRCSVCGESFLNTTLFLYHRKQHRQKGEEKMVVVPEETSEEVCTQSNRTDEQDQEATSTITSVTYSFTQPELFLCTQCGESFSDEGGLLTHRKQKHGQMEPLHSCPHCGESFMNTTQYLYHRRQHRFISETEVADEAETGDETVASAPQDSPQSSKRLLSPLASAGVTGSPLAKRSRPSFRILSGTSPLKGNKGTKDESEGGAAADSDNTNHPPPAKLLQDWARTPLPHVCPYCGKTFTRRVFLRTHVYSHTGEKLFTCKVCTKSFTNSQSLLRHSMSHTGNKPYSCDVCGKNFSQAATLKRHQRIHTSTQPRRKRGRKPVCTLDNEGSAHLFPCPHCPSRFNTEDQLNHHKLLHTSHPFPCAECGEAFKRRRDLDLHSLTHQDKQPATCLHCSTQFVNQSVLEIHMQRCPTTEEDKNTGRGRGQGRGRCTGQVECDLCGHRCMTQEGLDLHRLSHTGQTPLKCPVRPCRRRFTSNSTLEEHVLAHFQGTVGKSKNRPRFRCQICQKDFAYNSTFNVHMRTHTDERPFECNTCGKRFRQLPHLQDHERIHSGLRPFCCWICGKSFSVAARLTEHARTHSGEKPYPCPHCPAAFRSRSNLDKHIRLHGDLPVETAEEAAQAAEAAHVQKVLEGAKVLSSLATTGDMDSGTVQTIYVLQGGEGGTETVMIPSDQFSSIDGTSQVVILPSSVLGGQGINVPTITMDGNEITMVETSQSEQHAIEFIVEETV; encoded by the exons ATGTCTGAGTGCG GCATGGAGAGTTCGTCAGTGTACATGTGCTTCCCCTGCTACCAGGAGTTCAACACCCTGGAGGAGGTACTCGAGCACCAGTTGACGTGCACTGCTGAGGATGAACAGCCGGAAACACCCGGAACCACGCCTGTCACTGTTCCACTGCTACAGAGTCGG caacaagtaataaatatagCAAGGACAGTTACAGTCCCGCAGATTCAAATCCAAGAAGGACTCTCTTCTGTGCAACCTGTTCTCAAGCAGGCAGACGTGGCATCAGACCAGCCCAGAATCCTCTACCAGTGTGGGGACTGTGATGAACTTTTCAAGAGCCTGGACCTTTGGCAGCAACACCGTAAAGAAGAGACATGTCAGCAGTCTGCCTGCGAGAGCCCGTCAAAACTTGAGTCACAAGCTGAGCCGGAGACCGCTTTAAATCTAGACGATTCTTTCTCCAAGGGTGAATTTATTGAAAACCTTAAACCTGAACCGGAGGAGATAGCCgtagcagaggaggaagaggggcaGCACGTTGCAGAGACCTCTTCAGCGCAAAGCTCCGATCCTTCTGTTTCTGAGGCGTCCGCCTCGACTCAAGACGATTTGTCTCCCAGGAGGAGAGGGACAAACAAAAAGCCTAAACCTGAACCCGTGCTGCTGTGTGTGGACTGTGGCTCATGCTTTGGTCTGGTGTCTGAACTAGTGGCTCACCGCAAGACCCAACACGGCTTTGAGGAAGCTCTGCACCGCTGCTCTGTGTGTGGGGAAAGCTTTCTAAACACCACGCTTTTTCTTTACCACCGCAAGCAACACCGGCAGAAAGGGGAGGAAAAGATGGTCGTGGTTCCTGAAGAGACATCGGAGGAAGTTTGTACTCAGAGCAACAGGACTGATGAGCAGGACCAGGAGGCCACGTCTACCATTACAAGTGTCACCTACAGTTTCACACAGCCCGAGTTGTTCCTGTGCACCCAGtgtggggagagcttcagcgaCGAGGGAGGGCTGTTGACCCATCGGAAGCAGAAACACGGCCAAATGGAGCCACTTCACAGCTGCCCCCATTGTGGGGAGAGCTTCATGAACACCACCCAGTACCTGTACCATCGCCGGCAGCACCGCTTCATATCAGAGACAGAGGTGGCTGATGAAGCTGAAACTGGTGATGAAACAGTCGCCAGTGCACCTCAGGATTCACCACAGAGCTCAAAGCGGCTGCTCTCCCCACTGGCCTCTGCTGGGGTAACGGGTTCACCCCTTGCTAAGAGAAGCAGGCCGTCTTTCAGGATCCTGAGCGGCACTAGTCCGCTCAAAG GAAACAAGGGCACCAAGGACGAGTCAGAAGGCGGCGCTGCAGCAGACTCGGACAACACCAACCACCCTCCACCTGCCAAGCTGCTGCAGGACTGGGCCCGCACACCACTACCCCACGTTTGCCCCTACTGTGGCAAAACCTTCACCCGACGCGTTTTCCTCCGCACCCATGTGTACAGCCACACCGGAGAGAAGCTTTTCACGTGCAAG gTTTGCACAAAGTCCTTCACAAACTCCCAGAGCCTGCTGCGCCACAGCATGAGCCACACGGGCAACAAGCCGTACAGCTGCGATGTGTGTGGCAAAAACTTCTCCCAGGCAGCCACCCTGAAGAGACACCAACGCATTCACACATCAACGCAGCCTCGGCGCAAGCGTGGACGCAAACCG GTGTGTACTTTGGACAATGAGGGATCTGCTCATCTCTTCCCTTGTCCTCACTGCCCGTCACGGTTCAACACGGAGGATCAGCTTAACCATCACAA ACTGCTCCACACCAGCCACCCATTCCCTTGCGCCGAATGTGGAGAGGCCTTCAAACGCAGGAGAGACCTGGACCTGCACTCGCTCACTCACCAAG ACAAGCAGCCAGCGACGTGTCTTCACTGTTCAACGCAGTTTGTGAACCAGTCAGTGCTGGAAATCCACATGCAGCGATGTCCTACCACAGAGGAGGACAAGAACACCGGTCGTGGACGGGGGCAGGGCCGGGGACGATGCACTGGACAG GTTGAGTGTGACCTATGCGGCCACCGCTGCATGACCCAGGAGGGCCTCGACCTCCATCGGTTATCCCACACGGGCCAGACGCCTCTCAAATGCCCGGTGAGGCCTTGCCGCCGCAGATTTACCTCCAACAGTACCCTGGAGGAGCACGTGCTGGCCCATTTCCAAGGAACAGTTGGCAAGTCCAAAAACCGACCCCGCTTCCGCTGTCAGATTTGTCAGAAGGATTTTGCCTACAATTCCACCTTCAATGTTCACATGAGGACACATACTGATGAGAGGCCCTTCGag TGCAATACATGTGGCAAGCGCTTCCGGCAGCTGCCTCATCTGCAGGACCACGAGCGCATCCACAGCGGCCTGCGACCTTTCTGCTGCTGGATTTGCGGCAAGAGCTTCAGCGTGGCCGCCCGGCTCACCGAGCACGCCCGCACCCACAGTGGAGAGAAGCCCTACCCCTGTCCCCACTGCCCCGCTGCCTTCCGCTCCCGCTCCAACCTGGATAAACACATTCGGCTGCACGGAGACCTGCCTGTGGAGACCGCTGAGGAGGCGGCACAAGCAGCTGAGGCTGCCCACGTCCAGAAGGTGCTGGAGGGGGCCAAGGTGCTGTCCTCTCTGGCCACCACAGGGGATATGGATTCTGGTACAGTGCAGACCATCTATGTACTGCAGGGGGGCGAAGGAGGCACCGAGACAGTCATGATCCCTTCTGATCAGTTCAGTAGCATAGACGGCACCTCACAGGTCGTCATCCTGCCCTCCTCTGTTCTGGGAGGTCAGGGCATTAATGTTCCCACGATCACCATGGATGGAAATGAAATCACCATGGTGGAGACGAGCCAGTCGGAGCAGCATGCCATTGAGTTCATCGTGGAGGAGACGGTATAA
- the znf574 gene encoding zinc finger protein 574 isoform X1, translating to MYGVFQRGETANVNFKSVAAITPPKKRIPPSFFGLFFFFSLVPESMESSSVYMCFPCYQEFNTLEEVLEHQLTCTAEDEQPETPGTTPVTVPLLQSRQQVINIARTVTVPQIQIQEGLSSVQPVLKQADVASDQPRILYQCGDCDELFKSLDLWQQHRKEETCQQSACESPSKLESQAEPETALNLDDSFSKGEFIENLKPEPEEIAVAEEEEGQHVAETSSAQSSDPSVSEASASTQDDLSPRRRGTNKKPKPEPVLLCVDCGSCFGLVSELVAHRKTQHGFEEALHRCSVCGESFLNTTLFLYHRKQHRQKGEEKMVVVPEETSEEVCTQSNRTDEQDQEATSTITSVTYSFTQPELFLCTQCGESFSDEGGLLTHRKQKHGQMEPLHSCPHCGESFMNTTQYLYHRRQHRFISETEVADEAETGDETVASAPQDSPQSSKRLLSPLASAGVTGSPLAKRSRPSFRILSGTSPLKGNKGTKDESEGGAAADSDNTNHPPPAKLLQDWARTPLPHVCPYCGKTFTRRVFLRTHVYSHTGEKLFTCKVCTKSFTNSQSLLRHSMSHTGNKPYSCDVCGKNFSQAATLKRHQRIHTSTQPRRKRGRKPVCTLDNEGSAHLFPCPHCPSRFNTEDQLNHHKLLHTSHPFPCAECGEAFKRRRDLDLHSLTHQDKQPATCLHCSTQFVNQSVLEIHMQRCPTTEEDKNTGRGRGQGRGRCTGQVECDLCGHRCMTQEGLDLHRLSHTGQTPLKCPVRPCRRRFTSNSTLEEHVLAHFQGTVGKSKNRPRFRCQICQKDFAYNSTFNVHMRTHTDERPFECNTCGKRFRQLPHLQDHERIHSGLRPFCCWICGKSFSVAARLTEHARTHSGEKPYPCPHCPAAFRSRSNLDKHIRLHGDLPVETAEEAAQAAEAAHVQKVLEGAKVLSSLATTGDMDSGTVQTIYVLQGGEGGTETVMIPSDQFSSIDGTSQVVILPSSVLGGQGINVPTITMDGNEITMVETSQSEQHAIEFIVEETV from the exons ATGTATGGAGTTTTTCAACGGGGGGAGACAGCTAATGTTAACTTTAAGTCTGTCGCCGCCATTACACCACCGAAGAAGCGTATCCCGCCCTCCTTCTTcggtcttttcttcttcttctccttggtACCAGAAA GCATGGAGAGTTCGTCAGTGTACATGTGCTTCCCCTGCTACCAGGAGTTCAACACCCTGGAGGAGGTACTCGAGCACCAGTTGACGTGCACTGCTGAGGATGAACAGCCGGAAACACCCGGAACCACGCCTGTCACTGTTCCACTGCTACAGAGTCGG caacaagtaataaatatagCAAGGACAGTTACAGTCCCGCAGATTCAAATCCAAGAAGGACTCTCTTCTGTGCAACCTGTTCTCAAGCAGGCAGACGTGGCATCAGACCAGCCCAGAATCCTCTACCAGTGTGGGGACTGTGATGAACTTTTCAAGAGCCTGGACCTTTGGCAGCAACACCGTAAAGAAGAGACATGTCAGCAGTCTGCCTGCGAGAGCCCGTCAAAACTTGAGTCACAAGCTGAGCCGGAGACCGCTTTAAATCTAGACGATTCTTTCTCCAAGGGTGAATTTATTGAAAACCTTAAACCTGAACCGGAGGAGATAGCCgtagcagaggaggaagaggggcaGCACGTTGCAGAGACCTCTTCAGCGCAAAGCTCCGATCCTTCTGTTTCTGAGGCGTCCGCCTCGACTCAAGACGATTTGTCTCCCAGGAGGAGAGGGACAAACAAAAAGCCTAAACCTGAACCCGTGCTGCTGTGTGTGGACTGTGGCTCATGCTTTGGTCTGGTGTCTGAACTAGTGGCTCACCGCAAGACCCAACACGGCTTTGAGGAAGCTCTGCACCGCTGCTCTGTGTGTGGGGAAAGCTTTCTAAACACCACGCTTTTTCTTTACCACCGCAAGCAACACCGGCAGAAAGGGGAGGAAAAGATGGTCGTGGTTCCTGAAGAGACATCGGAGGAAGTTTGTACTCAGAGCAACAGGACTGATGAGCAGGACCAGGAGGCCACGTCTACCATTACAAGTGTCACCTACAGTTTCACACAGCCCGAGTTGTTCCTGTGCACCCAGtgtggggagagcttcagcgaCGAGGGAGGGCTGTTGACCCATCGGAAGCAGAAACACGGCCAAATGGAGCCACTTCACAGCTGCCCCCATTGTGGGGAGAGCTTCATGAACACCACCCAGTACCTGTACCATCGCCGGCAGCACCGCTTCATATCAGAGACAGAGGTGGCTGATGAAGCTGAAACTGGTGATGAAACAGTCGCCAGTGCACCTCAGGATTCACCACAGAGCTCAAAGCGGCTGCTCTCCCCACTGGCCTCTGCTGGGGTAACGGGTTCACCCCTTGCTAAGAGAAGCAGGCCGTCTTTCAGGATCCTGAGCGGCACTAGTCCGCTCAAAG GAAACAAGGGCACCAAGGACGAGTCAGAAGGCGGCGCTGCAGCAGACTCGGACAACACCAACCACCCTCCACCTGCCAAGCTGCTGCAGGACTGGGCCCGCACACCACTACCCCACGTTTGCCCCTACTGTGGCAAAACCTTCACCCGACGCGTTTTCCTCCGCACCCATGTGTACAGCCACACCGGAGAGAAGCTTTTCACGTGCAAG gTTTGCACAAAGTCCTTCACAAACTCCCAGAGCCTGCTGCGCCACAGCATGAGCCACACGGGCAACAAGCCGTACAGCTGCGATGTGTGTGGCAAAAACTTCTCCCAGGCAGCCACCCTGAAGAGACACCAACGCATTCACACATCAACGCAGCCTCGGCGCAAGCGTGGACGCAAACCG GTGTGTACTTTGGACAATGAGGGATCTGCTCATCTCTTCCCTTGTCCTCACTGCCCGTCACGGTTCAACACGGAGGATCAGCTTAACCATCACAA ACTGCTCCACACCAGCCACCCATTCCCTTGCGCCGAATGTGGAGAGGCCTTCAAACGCAGGAGAGACCTGGACCTGCACTCGCTCACTCACCAAG ACAAGCAGCCAGCGACGTGTCTTCACTGTTCAACGCAGTTTGTGAACCAGTCAGTGCTGGAAATCCACATGCAGCGATGTCCTACCACAGAGGAGGACAAGAACACCGGTCGTGGACGGGGGCAGGGCCGGGGACGATGCACTGGACAG GTTGAGTGTGACCTATGCGGCCACCGCTGCATGACCCAGGAGGGCCTCGACCTCCATCGGTTATCCCACACGGGCCAGACGCCTCTCAAATGCCCGGTGAGGCCTTGCCGCCGCAGATTTACCTCCAACAGTACCCTGGAGGAGCACGTGCTGGCCCATTTCCAAGGAACAGTTGGCAAGTCCAAAAACCGACCCCGCTTCCGCTGTCAGATTTGTCAGAAGGATTTTGCCTACAATTCCACCTTCAATGTTCACATGAGGACACATACTGATGAGAGGCCCTTCGag TGCAATACATGTGGCAAGCGCTTCCGGCAGCTGCCTCATCTGCAGGACCACGAGCGCATCCACAGCGGCCTGCGACCTTTCTGCTGCTGGATTTGCGGCAAGAGCTTCAGCGTGGCCGCCCGGCTCACCGAGCACGCCCGCACCCACAGTGGAGAGAAGCCCTACCCCTGTCCCCACTGCCCCGCTGCCTTCCGCTCCCGCTCCAACCTGGATAAACACATTCGGCTGCACGGAGACCTGCCTGTGGAGACCGCTGAGGAGGCGGCACAAGCAGCTGAGGCTGCCCACGTCCAGAAGGTGCTGGAGGGGGCCAAGGTGCTGTCCTCTCTGGCCACCACAGGGGATATGGATTCTGGTACAGTGCAGACCATCTATGTACTGCAGGGGGGCGAAGGAGGCACCGAGACAGTCATGATCCCTTCTGATCAGTTCAGTAGCATAGACGGCACCTCACAGGTCGTCATCCTGCCCTCCTCTGTTCTGGGAGGTCAGGGCATTAATGTTCCCACGATCACCATGGATGGAAATGAAATCACCATGGTGGAGACGAGCCAGTCGGAGCAGCATGCCATTGAGTTCATCGTGGAGGAGACGGTATAA
- the znf574 gene encoding zinc finger protein 574 isoform X2, protein MVKITISPGSAHGMESSSVYMCFPCYQEFNTLEEVLEHQLTCTAEDEQPETPGTTPVTVPLLQSRQQVINIARTVTVPQIQIQEGLSSVQPVLKQADVASDQPRILYQCGDCDELFKSLDLWQQHRKEETCQQSACESPSKLESQAEPETALNLDDSFSKGEFIENLKPEPEEIAVAEEEEGQHVAETSSAQSSDPSVSEASASTQDDLSPRRRGTNKKPKPEPVLLCVDCGSCFGLVSELVAHRKTQHGFEEALHRCSVCGESFLNTTLFLYHRKQHRQKGEEKMVVVPEETSEEVCTQSNRTDEQDQEATSTITSVTYSFTQPELFLCTQCGESFSDEGGLLTHRKQKHGQMEPLHSCPHCGESFMNTTQYLYHRRQHRFISETEVADEAETGDETVASAPQDSPQSSKRLLSPLASAGVTGSPLAKRSRPSFRILSGTSPLKGNKGTKDESEGGAAADSDNTNHPPPAKLLQDWARTPLPHVCPYCGKTFTRRVFLRTHVYSHTGEKLFTCKVCTKSFTNSQSLLRHSMSHTGNKPYSCDVCGKNFSQAATLKRHQRIHTSTQPRRKRGRKPVCTLDNEGSAHLFPCPHCPSRFNTEDQLNHHKLLHTSHPFPCAECGEAFKRRRDLDLHSLTHQDKQPATCLHCSTQFVNQSVLEIHMQRCPTTEEDKNTGRGRGQGRGRCTGQVECDLCGHRCMTQEGLDLHRLSHTGQTPLKCPVRPCRRRFTSNSTLEEHVLAHFQGTVGKSKNRPRFRCQICQKDFAYNSTFNVHMRTHTDERPFECNTCGKRFRQLPHLQDHERIHSGLRPFCCWICGKSFSVAARLTEHARTHSGEKPYPCPHCPAAFRSRSNLDKHIRLHGDLPVETAEEAAQAAEAAHVQKVLEGAKVLSSLATTGDMDSGTVQTIYVLQGGEGGTETVMIPSDQFSSIDGTSQVVILPSSVLGGQGINVPTITMDGNEITMVETSQSEQHAIEFIVEETV, encoded by the exons ATGGTCAAAATAACAATTAGCCCTGGCTCAGCGCATG GCATGGAGAGTTCGTCAGTGTACATGTGCTTCCCCTGCTACCAGGAGTTCAACACCCTGGAGGAGGTACTCGAGCACCAGTTGACGTGCACTGCTGAGGATGAACAGCCGGAAACACCCGGAACCACGCCTGTCACTGTTCCACTGCTACAGAGTCGG caacaagtaataaatatagCAAGGACAGTTACAGTCCCGCAGATTCAAATCCAAGAAGGACTCTCTTCTGTGCAACCTGTTCTCAAGCAGGCAGACGTGGCATCAGACCAGCCCAGAATCCTCTACCAGTGTGGGGACTGTGATGAACTTTTCAAGAGCCTGGACCTTTGGCAGCAACACCGTAAAGAAGAGACATGTCAGCAGTCTGCCTGCGAGAGCCCGTCAAAACTTGAGTCACAAGCTGAGCCGGAGACCGCTTTAAATCTAGACGATTCTTTCTCCAAGGGTGAATTTATTGAAAACCTTAAACCTGAACCGGAGGAGATAGCCgtagcagaggaggaagaggggcaGCACGTTGCAGAGACCTCTTCAGCGCAAAGCTCCGATCCTTCTGTTTCTGAGGCGTCCGCCTCGACTCAAGACGATTTGTCTCCCAGGAGGAGAGGGACAAACAAAAAGCCTAAACCTGAACCCGTGCTGCTGTGTGTGGACTGTGGCTCATGCTTTGGTCTGGTGTCTGAACTAGTGGCTCACCGCAAGACCCAACACGGCTTTGAGGAAGCTCTGCACCGCTGCTCTGTGTGTGGGGAAAGCTTTCTAAACACCACGCTTTTTCTTTACCACCGCAAGCAACACCGGCAGAAAGGGGAGGAAAAGATGGTCGTGGTTCCTGAAGAGACATCGGAGGAAGTTTGTACTCAGAGCAACAGGACTGATGAGCAGGACCAGGAGGCCACGTCTACCATTACAAGTGTCACCTACAGTTTCACACAGCCCGAGTTGTTCCTGTGCACCCAGtgtggggagagcttcagcgaCGAGGGAGGGCTGTTGACCCATCGGAAGCAGAAACACGGCCAAATGGAGCCACTTCACAGCTGCCCCCATTGTGGGGAGAGCTTCATGAACACCACCCAGTACCTGTACCATCGCCGGCAGCACCGCTTCATATCAGAGACAGAGGTGGCTGATGAAGCTGAAACTGGTGATGAAACAGTCGCCAGTGCACCTCAGGATTCACCACAGAGCTCAAAGCGGCTGCTCTCCCCACTGGCCTCTGCTGGGGTAACGGGTTCACCCCTTGCTAAGAGAAGCAGGCCGTCTTTCAGGATCCTGAGCGGCACTAGTCCGCTCAAAG GAAACAAGGGCACCAAGGACGAGTCAGAAGGCGGCGCTGCAGCAGACTCGGACAACACCAACCACCCTCCACCTGCCAAGCTGCTGCAGGACTGGGCCCGCACACCACTACCCCACGTTTGCCCCTACTGTGGCAAAACCTTCACCCGACGCGTTTTCCTCCGCACCCATGTGTACAGCCACACCGGAGAGAAGCTTTTCACGTGCAAG gTTTGCACAAAGTCCTTCACAAACTCCCAGAGCCTGCTGCGCCACAGCATGAGCCACACGGGCAACAAGCCGTACAGCTGCGATGTGTGTGGCAAAAACTTCTCCCAGGCAGCCACCCTGAAGAGACACCAACGCATTCACACATCAACGCAGCCTCGGCGCAAGCGTGGACGCAAACCG GTGTGTACTTTGGACAATGAGGGATCTGCTCATCTCTTCCCTTGTCCTCACTGCCCGTCACGGTTCAACACGGAGGATCAGCTTAACCATCACAA ACTGCTCCACACCAGCCACCCATTCCCTTGCGCCGAATGTGGAGAGGCCTTCAAACGCAGGAGAGACCTGGACCTGCACTCGCTCACTCACCAAG ACAAGCAGCCAGCGACGTGTCTTCACTGTTCAACGCAGTTTGTGAACCAGTCAGTGCTGGAAATCCACATGCAGCGATGTCCTACCACAGAGGAGGACAAGAACACCGGTCGTGGACGGGGGCAGGGCCGGGGACGATGCACTGGACAG GTTGAGTGTGACCTATGCGGCCACCGCTGCATGACCCAGGAGGGCCTCGACCTCCATCGGTTATCCCACACGGGCCAGACGCCTCTCAAATGCCCGGTGAGGCCTTGCCGCCGCAGATTTACCTCCAACAGTACCCTGGAGGAGCACGTGCTGGCCCATTTCCAAGGAACAGTTGGCAAGTCCAAAAACCGACCCCGCTTCCGCTGTCAGATTTGTCAGAAGGATTTTGCCTACAATTCCACCTTCAATGTTCACATGAGGACACATACTGATGAGAGGCCCTTCGag TGCAATACATGTGGCAAGCGCTTCCGGCAGCTGCCTCATCTGCAGGACCACGAGCGCATCCACAGCGGCCTGCGACCTTTCTGCTGCTGGATTTGCGGCAAGAGCTTCAGCGTGGCCGCCCGGCTCACCGAGCACGCCCGCACCCACAGTGGAGAGAAGCCCTACCCCTGTCCCCACTGCCCCGCTGCCTTCCGCTCCCGCTCCAACCTGGATAAACACATTCGGCTGCACGGAGACCTGCCTGTGGAGACCGCTGAGGAGGCGGCACAAGCAGCTGAGGCTGCCCACGTCCAGAAGGTGCTGGAGGGGGCCAAGGTGCTGTCCTCTCTGGCCACCACAGGGGATATGGATTCTGGTACAGTGCAGACCATCTATGTACTGCAGGGGGGCGAAGGAGGCACCGAGACAGTCATGATCCCTTCTGATCAGTTCAGTAGCATAGACGGCACCTCACAGGTCGTCATCCTGCCCTCCTCTGTTCTGGGAGGTCAGGGCATTAATGTTCCCACGATCACCATGGATGGAAATGAAATCACCATGGTGGAGACGAGCCAGTCGGAGCAGCATGCCATTGAGTTCATCGTGGAGGAGACGGTATAA